In a single window of the Mugil cephalus isolate CIBA_MC_2020 chromosome 6, CIBA_Mcephalus_1.1, whole genome shotgun sequence genome:
- the LOC125009766 gene encoding lipoprotein lipase — MKAWKVLFLYFVVLKAAVQYVTSLEEELSGSIFGNLLDPLKDLLDHKDEGNTTVARFSLRKPSHPDDDLCYVIPGKPDSLAACTFNSTSKTFLVIHGWTLSGMFESWVPKLVSALYDREQTANVIVVDWLNSAQNHYVVAAQKTKAVGEEIARFIDWLEETTNMPLENMHLIGYSLGAHVAGFAGSHATNKVGRITGLDPAGPDFEGEHAHRRLSPDDAHFVDVLHTFTRGSLGLSIGIQQPVGHVDIYPNGGSFQPGCNLRGALEKIANFGIFAITDAVKCEHERSIHLFIDSLLNEQEAAKAYRCGSNDMFDRGMCLSCRKSRCNTVGYDISKVRRPRNVQMYTKTRASMPFRVYHYQLKIHFSSKVNNSEMEPSLTVSLYGTKGEAENLELKLKEKLVTNKTHSFLLVTEKDIGDLLMLKFKWEETNGWSASNMLKMVSSWWSGSDGANMEVHKIRIRAGETQQKMVFCVKDPDTKGLTQEVTFVRCKDAWRTSPKRRASKRLTLKNH; from the exons atgaaagcgTGGAAAGTTCTGTTTCTGTACTTCGTGGTGTTGAAAGCAGCTGTGCAGTATGTGACGTCCCTGGAAGAAGAGCTCTCCGGTTCTATTTTTG GTAACTTACTCGACCCTCTGAAAGACTTGCTTGACCACAAGGATGAAGGCAATACAACCGTTGCCAGATTCTCCCTCCGCAAACCATCACATCCTGATGACGACCTGTGTTATGTCATCCCTGGCAAACCGGACTCCCTGGCAGCCTGCACCTTCAACAGCACCTCCAAAACCTTCCTAGTAATCCACGGATGGACG TTGAGTGGCATGTTTGAGAGCTGGGTGCCTAAGCTAGTATCAGCGCTGTACGACAGGGAGCAGACGGCCAATGTCATCGTGGTGGACTGGCTCAACTCGGCTCAGAATCACTATGTGGTCGCAGCTCAGAAGACCAAAGCAGTGGGAGAGGAGATCGCTCGCTTCATCGACTGGTTAGAG gaaaccaccaacatgcCCCTTGAGAACATGCACCTGATTGGCTACAGCCTTGGGGCTCATGTGGCAGGGTTTGCTGGCAGCCATGCAACTAATAAAGTCGGAAGAATAACTG GTCTGGATCCTGCTGGCCCTGATTTTGAAGGCGAGCACGCACACAGACGCCTCTCTCCAGATGATGCTCACTTTGTGGACGTCCTGCACACCTTCACTCGCGGCTCCCTGGGTCTCAGCATCGGGATCCAGCAGCCCGTGGGCCACGTTGATATTTACCCCAACGGGGGCAGCTTCCAGCCTGGCTGCAACCTCAGAGGGGCCCTGGAAAAGATTGCTAACTTTGGGATATTTG CCATCACCGATGCCGTAAAGTGCGAACACGAGCGCTCCATCCACCTGTTCATCGACTCTCTGCTGAACGAGCAGGAAGCAGCCAAGGCCTACAGATGTGGCAGCAATGACATGTTCGACCGCGGCATGTGTCTGAGCTGCCGCAAAAGCCGCTGCAACACAGTGGGCTACGACATCAGCAAGGTCCGCAGGCCCCGCAACGTTCAGATGTACACCAAGACACGAGCCTCCATGCCTTTCAGAG TTTACCACTATCAGCTGAAGATCCATTTCTCCAGTAAGGTGAACAACTCAGAGATGGAGCCTTCGCTTACTGTCTCCCTGTACGGAACCAAAGGAGAGGCTGAAAACCTGGAGCTTAAACT AAAGGAGAAActtgtgacaaataaaacacactcatTCCTGCTGGTGACGGAAAAAGATATCGGTGACCTGCTGATGCTGAAGTTTAAGTGGGAGGAGACCAACGGCTGGTCTGCCTCTAACATGTTGAAGATGGTTTCCTCTTGGTGGTCGGGCTCAGACGGCGCTAACATGGAGGTTCACAAAATCCGCATCAGAGCTGGGGAGACTCAGCAAAA GATGGTGTTCTGTGTAAAAGACCCTGATACCAAGGGCTTAACACAGGAGGTCACATTTGTACGATGCAAGGATGCATGGAGGACGAGCCCGAAACGGCGAGCATCAAAAAG ATTAACTCTGAAGAACCACTGA
- the lpl gene encoding lipoprotein lipase — translation MGKGNFCFLTVWIILGSICATFSSDPEPTATSDFVNTTVTATPLETTTEWITDYTDILSKFSLRTVETPDDDMCYIVAGRPETIHECEFNRETQTFVVIHGWTVTGMFESWVPKLVSALYEREPTANVIVVDWLTRANQHYPTSAAYTKLVGRDVAKFVTWIQKELQLPWERLHLLGYSLGAHVAGIAGDLTGNKISRITGMDPAGPTFEHADEQSTLSRGDAQFVDVLHTNTRGSPDRSIGIQRPVGHIDIYPNGGTFQPGCDIQNTLLGIASEGIKGLQNMDQIVKCSHERSIHLFIDSLLNTQQQSMAYRCNSKEAFNKGMCLSCRKNRCNKLGYNINKVRTARSAKMYLKTRDMMPYKVFHYQVKAHFFSQGELSFTEQPMKISLYGTHGEKEDIAFVLPVLNGNSTLSFLITTDVDIGDLMIVKLRWEKDAIISWSDWWGSSKFHIRKLRIKSGETQSKVIFTAKDGEFAYLKRGGDNAVFVKSKEDKMNRQEKLMHKLKMQGSLYGQSDA, via the exons atgggAAAGggaaatttttgttttttgacagtttGGATAATTTTGGGAAGCATCTGTGCAACTTTTTCTTCAGACCCTGAACCCACCGCCACTTCTGATTTTG TAAACACCACAGTCACCGCTACTCCTCTGGAAACCACTACTGAATGGATCACAGACTACACTGACATCTTGTCCAAGTTCTCCCTGCGCACTGTAGAAACCCCAGATGATGACATGTGCTACATTGTGGCGGGCAGACCCGAAACCATCCATGAGTGTGAATTCAATCGAGAGACACAGACTTTCGTTGTGATACACGGCTGGACG GTAACAGGGATGTTTGAGAGCTGGGTTCCCAAACTGGTCTCTGCTCTATACGAGCGCGAGCCCACTGCCAATGTGATCGTGGTGGACTGGCTGACCCGTGCCAACCAGCACTACCCGACCTCGGCCGCCTACACCAAACTCGTGGGTCGTGACGTCGCCAAGTTTGTCACCTGGATAcaa AAAGAGCTGCAGTTGCCCTGGGAGAGGCTCCATCTGCTGGGTTACAGTCTGGGAGCACATGTGGCTGGAATTGCCGGAGACCTCACTGGCAATAAAATCAGCAGGATTACAG gtATGGATCCTGCAGGTCCCACATTTGAGCACGCCGACGAGCAGAGCACCCTGTCCCGGGGCGATGCACAGTTTGTGGACGTCCTGCACACCAACACCAGGGGTTCCCCTGACCGCAGCATTGGCATCCAGAGACCAGTGGGTCACATCGACATTTACCCCAACGGGGGCACCTTCCAGCCGGGGTGCGACATCCAGAACACCTTGTTGGGGATTGCATCGGAAGGGATCAAGGGCCTCCAAA ACATGGACCAGATTGTGAAATGTTCCCACGAGCGCTCCATTCACTTGTTCATCGACTCTCTGCTGAACACCCAGCAGCAGAGCATGGCCTACCGGTGCAACTCTAAAGAGGCCTTCAACAAGGGAATGTGCCTCAGCTGCAGGAAGAACCGCTGCAACAAGCTCGGCTACAACATCAACAAGGTCCGCACGGCCCGTAGTGCCAAGATGTACCTCAAGACTCGTGACATGATGCCTTACAAAG TTTTCCATTACCAAGTGAAGGCACATTTCTTCAGCCAGGGTGAGCTGAGCTTCACGGAGCAGCCAATGAAGATTTCTCTGTATGGAACCCACGGAGAGAAGGAGGACATTGCTTTTGTTCT ACCTGTGCTGAACGGCAACTCCACTCTGTCCTTCCTCATCACCACCGACGTGGACATTGGAGACCTGATGATCGTGAAGCTGCGCTGGGAGAAGGATGCAATCATCAGCTGGTCAGACTGGTGGGGCAGCAGCAAGTTCCACATCCGAAAGCTTCGCATCAAGTCCGGCGAGACTCAGTCCAA AGTGATATTCACTGCAAAGGATGGAGAGTTTGCCTATCTCAAAAGGGGAGGAGACAATGCAGTCTTCGTCAAGTCTAAAGAAGACAAGATGAACCGTCAAGAGAAACT gaTGCACAAGCTGAAAATGCAGGGCAGTCTTTACGGGCAGAGCGATGCGTGA